agaaaCACCACGCCCAGGACACGCTGGCCCAGCTGCAGGAGACACTGGAGTTGGTGAGATCCTTCCGTTCACTCCCTCCCCGTGATGCGGGCCGGTGAGCGTGGCTCGAGTGCCAGCTGGGGACCTGGTCCTGAGCTGGTCTGACGGGGGAGGCAAAGCCGGGCTCAGCTGCCTCCAGCCCGGTGTGTTCAAGGCTGGGGCGGAGAGGGCACATGGGTCTGGGGAAGCTCAGGGGGGTCGAGGTTCAGCCTGGGGAGACAGGAAGGGGCTTCGGTGGGGGGAGAGCCAGTAGGAGCTGGAATTTACAGGTAGTTAAAGTAgttcaggagagaaagaaaacaccccTCCCCTTGCTTTCCTGCCACCAATCCCGATCCACTCCAGCTTTTAGGTTCCAGTCTCTGCCCTCACTGTGTGTCCCTCCCTGCTCCAAAGGAACACGGagcccccactttttttttttttaactgtatttattttgagagagagaaaacatgagcaggggaggggaggagggagagagagaatcccaagcaagctctgcacgctcagcgcagagcccccggcggggctcgaactcacaaaccgggagatcgtgacctgagcggaagaagtcagagcttaacccaccgagccacccaggggccctcggGAGCTTCCGCTTGGCTCAGTTTGATGACGTCAGACACCCCCAACCTGCTCCCGCATCTGAACCTCCAttcacctggggggggggggggtcaggtcTCGACTTCCCGCTTCTCCGCACCCACATCAGACACCTCAGCCGGGATGCTGGCTCCGCCCACAgatcccctcccccttcctcacccccaggTCCAGCCCCCCAAGCGGCACCTGGTCCCCCAGCTCCGTCCGGGTCCCAGGCTGTCGTCCCCGCAGCAGCCACCAGAGGGCGCCGATGAGCGCCCGAGTGGGTTTCTATCCCTGAACACCATGTCCTCAAGGTCAGGTGTCAGAATGggcttcctttttaaggctgaataatactcgaGTACAGATGGACCACAATTCCTGTTTGTCTTCTAATACCTGCCCCGTCCTGGGCACCGAAGGCACAGTGGCCCCGTCAGGACGCTCAAAGCGCAGTAGGGGAATGAAGGTCATGATGAAAAAACATACCAGGCGCTGCGGCATCTGCCcagccaggaggcagggagggaagactTCCGTCCGGTCCGCTCGGAAACACTGGCATGAGccaggcaggggtgtggggcGGAGGGAGGAGTGCACCTAGCCCACCGGCCAGCGTGGCCGAAGTGAGTCTGAGCGACGGCGGAACCGCGAGTGGCGGCGTCTGGccaagagcagaggagagaacGGGCCGGTTGGCCAGGCTGGATCAGCAGGGGAAGGTTGCAGGGAAGAATGTTCTCTACATGGTTATCGAGACCAGATCCACGCTAGGGTCCTGGCTCCCCCGAGCCCCCGGATCCTCAGCTGCACCCCCGCCCCTGTCCCCTCAGATCAACCTCATGCAGTGTGGGGCCACACCCACTGCCCCCGCCCGTCCTGGGAAGGTGCACGAGCTCTGGGAGGACTGGAGCCAGCGCTCCCCAGAAAACGGCCGTCGCCGCAGCCAGGTAGGGTGGCGGCGAGAGGGTGGGCGGGGGTGCGAGGGGGCGTTCTGGATCTATCcagggtggcggggaggggggggaggggtggggccggGCTCCAGCCGTCTCAAACCAAGGGCTGAGGTCAGCGGTTTGGAGTGTCCACGGGGAAGCTGGCCGGATGGTCCTACGGGGTGCcctgtggggaaactgaggcagggcgctggtcctggggtggggggggcgggcgcgCCCATCTGGGACGCtgaggcccctcccctcccccgcaggCAGAGCTGGAGACGCTGGTCCTGTCCCGGAGTCTGATGCGGGAGCTGCAGGGCACAATGGACGCGCTGGAGACCAGCGTGCGGGGCCTGCCCCCCAGCGCCCGGGAGAAGGTGGCCGAGGTGCGGCGCAGCGTGGACGCCCTGCAGTCCGCGTTCGCCGACGCCCGCTGCTTCGGCGATGTGCCGGCGGCCGCCCTGGCCGAGGGCCGGGGCAGCGTGGCCCGGGCCCACGCCTGCGTGGACGAGCTCCTGGAGCTGGTGGTGCAGGCCGTGCCGCTGCCCTGGCTGGTGGGGCCCTTCGCGCCCATCCTCGTGGAGCGGCCCGCGCCCCCGCCTGACCTGGAGGCTCTGGTGGACGAGGTCGTGGGGGGCCCTGACCCCCGCTGGGCTCACCTGGACTGGCCGgcccagcagagagcctgggaaGCCGAGCACGGGGACGGGCCAGCCCTCCCAGGCGACACTTCCAAGGAGGAACCCACGCCCCCCAGCCGCGCCAAGCACACCCTGATGCCAGAGCTGGACTTCTGACCAGATGGGGCCACGGGGCAGCAGACGCGGCCCTCGGGAGGTcgccctgcaccccacccccaccccccgaggtCCCTGCTGCCCCCTAGTGGCCATGCACGTGCAGTAACAGGCCGCAAGGGGGAGGTCGCCCTGCCCCCCTCCAGGTCCCCGCTGCCCCCTAGTGGCCATGAATATGCACTAACGGACTGCGCGGTGGCCTTGGCCCAGGTgcgcggtgggggtggggggctaaaTTCAGACGCCTAGACCAGCTTCACTGATCTCAGACGCTCCCCAGTCTTTCCCTTGGACACAGGGGGACTGGAACCCAATTCAGGTCTCATTAGCCCCAAGCTGGGTGCCTCTGTCTGTGGTCCCCGGCCCTGCACCCCCCAAAAAAGCGGATCAAAACTCCCCAAAGAAACTCAGTTTGCCCAGCGGCTGTCTGGGGGTTTGGAAAAGTAGGCAccctccctccacaccacccccccccccccccgccccagcttgtACATCCTggacggggcggggtggggggaggggggagtcccTGAGAATGTCCAGCTTCATCCGCTGGGCCTGCTGGATCCACGTGATTTGCCCTTTGGGGTCCACGCTCCAGAATAAAGGTGCTTTGTGTTGTCCAAAGGCCTATGGCCTCCGTTCGGGTCGGGGTGGGTGTTGGTTCCAGGGTGCGGGGGGCCTCGGGCGTGTGGGGCCGCAAGGCCCAAGCCAGGGTTCAAGGTTTGAAAGGAGTGATTCTCCTCCCCGGGCCTGCGGGGGCTCATCGTGCTGCGATTCCTCCAGCCGCACTGGTCCGAATGGGGCCGACCGAGGTAGGGGAAGGGCCACAGGCCAGTCTCCTGGGGGCCCTCCCATCCTTTCACCGAATTCTCAGCCGCCCCCGAGACTCCCCTGTGGCCGGGTGGGGTGTTAGGAAACCACAGTCTGATGTGGTGAGGTCAGGGTGCCCCCTGGCTTCCCTAGGACCCGGCCCAGGGGCGGTTCTGGGAGGTTGGACCACTTCCCACCGGCCGGATTCACTTCCCTGCCCCTGCGTAGAAACCTCCATGGCTCCCAGTCACCCTCAGACCAAATATCCAAACTCCTTTGCTGAGGCCgtgccctcccaccctcccacccgtCTCTCGGACTCGTCCATCTTGGAGCCCCAGCTCCAATGCCGCCGcctccaggaagctctccctCACTCCACCCCGGTGGCCTAGCTCTGACAGTCCACAGTCCACCTTCTTGGGACTCCAAGCCCCCTCCACCTGCACTTGGAGCCACAGGCAAccttgccttctcttcccctggtGAGGCTGGGGGCTCCCGGAGGGCCAGGCTAGGTGAGGATGGGCAGAATGGCACACAGGAAGGGCATTTTGGCAGAGGGAAGGGCTCAGGCAGAGGCACGGCGGTGGGGGAATCAGTCTGACAGGAacagagtggggagagaaagataATGGGTCGAGGTAAGtctgggagtggggggagcaggAGATAAGGTCCTGGGGTTGAGTCTCAGCCTTGCCTACGCCTGGGTGGGCAAGCTCCTTCCCTTGCTGAGCTGTGCCCGGCAGGGAGCAAACCAGATACGAATCCTGCCCTCGGGGACCCTACAAtacagtgggagagacagacgaTAAACAAGAAACAGACGGAAACCATCTTGGTGTTAGTAGGGGATGAAAAACATAACAGGGCTGAGGGATGGGGAGCGtgtgagggcaggaggaggggtgtATATTTTTTAACAGGGGACGAAGGGGCCAAGAAGACTTGTCTGAGGAGGTGAGATAGAAGCAAAGACCAAGGAGCGTTCCAGGCAGGGGGCACCAccggtgcaaaggtcctggggcagcagCGGGCCGAGTGTGTTGGAGGAACAGTGAGGAGGCCCGTGTGTTTGCAGCAGAGTGAGtcaaggggagaaagggaagaggggaggacagggaggtGATGGGGGCCAGGGGCGGGAGGAGGACTCGGGTTTTcccccagggagggcagaggcttggagggctgtgggcagaggagggCGGGACCTGACTCCGGTGTTCACGGGCACTCTGATGGTCTTTGCTGGGTTTCTCCGCCATCATTGTGCTGCGGCGGCcctgtgggaaggggaggggcccaCCCAGGGGTTCCCGCCTCCCCTGCCACCTTTGGGAAGCGTTGGCTGGGAGGACAGAGTTTGGGGGACATCCGCATTTTGTTCCCCAACTGTTTGGTAAACACGCGATTGCTCCAAGGAGATGACCTGGGGGTCATCGGGCTGTGTCTgaaccctccctcctcccagctcagcGCCCAGAACGGCCAACTGGGTCTCCACCAGCGTGCAGCTGGGGCCCCTGTCCCAGGAGCGGGCAGGGGGGAGACTTAGCTCGGGTTGAGAGGTCATTTCTCTGCTGGCCTGTGCCCCTACCCACCGTCAGCCCACCCCGTCCACAGGCTCTgggtctgggtttgaatcccgtCCCTGCCACTTCCTGGCTCTGTGGGCTCCGGCCCAGgatgcctcctccaggaagccacccTGGGTTGTCCCGAGCCCACAGGGCCGGCATCTCACTGCCAGGATCCCCCTGCTCTTTTGACACCCTGTATCCATCCGCGTTTTGGCCCTAATTTATCAAGGGAAGTCCCTCCCGGAGAGTGACGCATCCCCTCCCTGCTCAGGCGAGACCGGGCTCCTCTCTCCCCGCCCGGACAACGCGAAGGTCGCGTTTTTTGAGTACCTGCTCGGTACCCGGCACTGGGGTAAACAGGTCCCGTGCTTGACCACATTTCACACTCGGAACTATCCTATGAGCTGGCCCGTCCAGCCAAACATCCCTTACAGGCTGACCGTGTGCCAGGTACATTTCTGCCGCAGGAGACGTAGCTCGGAGTGAAACAGGCCTGAGGGAGGGGAGCTGTGCGTTGTGGGGAAGGGCTCTGCGGGTAGcgagaacagcatgtgcaaaggtcccgGGGCAGCACCATGCCTGGCGTGCTGGAGGAACCGTGAGGAGTCCCGCGTGGCTGGGGGAGAgcgagcgagggggagagagctggaggaggggagggcaggcagagagcaGGACCCTGCGGGCCACGGGGAGGGCGTCTGGAAGAGGAACCTGAGGCCGGTGGATGGTAATTGGCCAAGGGGTCGCGGCAAAGCAGAGCTCTGAAGTGTACTTCGTGGGTGGAAACCGGAGGCCGAGACAGCCTGTGGGCAGGGCCTTGGGGGCAGGGGATGGTCCGCAAATCCCTCGGccttgctgggggtgggggggggggggggcgtgccgTGGGCAGAGGCCGCCCGGTGCGGATAGCAGGGGAAAGGTCCTGGGCCCAGGGCCCACGCTGGGCTGGGCAGGCTGCACGTGACCGCCCAGGGCCCTCCCCCGGCCCGCTGGCCGCCTGCCTCTGCCGGCCGGGCCCGGGCCTGCCCCAGACCCTATAAGGCCTGGTAGCCGAGAGCAGAGCCAGCCCCCAGCTGCACCGCCTGTGGCTCTGAGGGACCCTCACGCACCCCAGGTGAGCAACGCCAGGGTGAGGCTGGGCCGGAGGGGTGTGGCCGGCGCGGGAGGGGTGCGGCAGGAGGCCCGGGAGCCCCCCGATTCACACACCCTCTCCGCCCCTTTCCAGCTGCTCAGAATATTACCATGTCTGCCCCAGATGAAGGAGGCCGGGATCCTCCCAAACCCAAGGGCAAGGTGAGGGGAGGTGCGGTGGGGGAGATCCCTGCCGGGACCTGGGGACCCCCCGGGAACCTTGGGAAGGTGACCTTCACGGTACCGGGGTCCGGAGGGCCTgggaagggtggggtgggaaggctCTGCGAGCCATGGTACCAACTGTCCCCTCCGGTCCCAAGCTGaagggtggggggagcggggggacACAAGCAACCCTCAGCTCCTTCCCTACCATGTGACCTGGAACCAGCCgtggcccctctctgggcctcagtttccccatctgtgaaatggggggggggggggccgtggAGGGAAAAGGCCTTTGGAGACCCGGAGGATGAACTTTTCCTCTGTCTACGGGAGGCAGGCTGACTCTGCCCGTGGCCCAGgcagagaaactgagactcagagaggctaAGACACCCTCCTGGGGTCTACCCAGGATGAAGGGCCCGAGGGGATGCAGGAACCCAGTGCTGTCCAAAGcattccccccacccagcaccctggCCCTGCTaacgcttccccccccccccccccgccccgtgtaGACCCTGGGAAGTTTCTTGGGGTCCCTGCCTGGCTTCAGTTCTGCCCGGAACCTGGTGGCCAGCGCCCACAGTTCTACGAGAGAGGTCCGGCCGGTCGCCGACCCTGCGGGTGCGTCCGCGCAGCCCCAGGCTCAGGGTGAGTGGACAGCTCCGTGGGGGCAGCGGCTCTAGAGGTGGGTCCCGGGAATAAACATCCCCGAGCAGGGACTTTTGAtcatttgtgggggggggggggttcacacGTGCCAGCATCACCTCAACAGACACTCCAGGCTGGCGTGCTCAGGTGGCACcagatgggggaaactgaggcctacgTAGGGCAGGAGAGGGGCCCAAAGTAGCATAACCAGCAACGGCGAGGGTGTGGACACAGcctgtctctctgctttctcAACCCCTCCCCTGCATCCCACCCCATTTCTGATGCACCGGGGACTGGGTGCTCCCCGTGTCTGAGCTCACTGAAGGTTTCCATCCTGGTTCCCAGCAAAGGGGGCTGGCTTCCCTGGGGTCACATAGCCTTggcggcaggggctgggggggagggagcgggggaCTCCCTATCCTCCATTTGCTCAGCGGGGCTGATGCCGGGGAGCGTGGGCCTGGACGCTCGCTCACTCTGGGCCCAGCGCCCCAGGCCAGTGACTCCTGCCCCACATACCCAGGCCAGACAGGCAGCTGCGGCTGGGGCGGGGCCCTTAATACCCTTCCTCGGGTCCCCTCCGGGGTGAGTGTCCAGGGCCCGGGACCCGGGCATAGAAAACTCCAGAGAACTCCCGTACCAGCAGCCCAAAGCCCCAGGGCTCCAGGGGAGCCTCCGGCAGGGCTCAGTCACTGGCTGTCGATGTCACCTCCTGCTGTCCCTGGCAGGGCGGCTGGGACATTCCTGACCTTTCAGGCTGTGCCCACCAATTACGCAACGGGCCCCAGGCCCGTTGGCTGATGCCAGCCCACGTCCCTCGCCCTTCCTGGTTGCCTGACCAGCTCCTGTGCCCACAGCAGCCACCAACCTGGAGCAGACGGCCGGCGGGGAGAAGCAGCCGCCGCCTCCAGATAAGGTGAGAGGGGCTGGTGGACCTGAGGCCTGATGGCCTCCGCCTCCTTCTGGCGCTTCTCGGGGGAGGTTTCGGTTCCTGCCTTCTGAGGGGCTGTCGTAGGCCAAGGGGAGGGCAGACACCCCAGTGCGTCCTGCTGTGGGATTCCAGGCGTAGTCTCCCCTCTGAGCTTCCGTTTCCACATCTGCGAAATGGGTGCAATGCCGCCCACCGCCCACCTGCCCGGCGCGGCAAGGCTGCTCACGGTCTCCCGCTCTGTCTAGCAATAACGGGCCGGAAACACGGGCCCCTCAGCGCACGCCAGGCTCGGGGCTGCGTGCTTCCTGTGTGCCACTTACTGGTGAACCTGCCCCGCGAGGAAGGGAGCGAGAGTACCCCACACCACAgccaaaaagcacagagaagccAAGCcgcttgctgaaggtcacacagccaggcgTGGCTAGGGAACCTTCCTGCACCTTCCATCCATCCCAGATGAACGGGGCTCTCCCCTCGCTATCACGTCCCCAAGGCTGGGCCAGACGGAGGGACTGATGCGCGACCGCTAAGGGCCACAGCAGGGCGCCACAGCCCTGTTAGGACTGCTTCACTGGGCACGCTTAAGCGCCCAtcctggagtctttttttttctttaaagtttatttatttatgttgagagagcgagtgagagtgggggaagggcagagagagagagaatcccaagcaggctccgcaccgtcagtgccgatcccgattcggggctcgaaatcacgaactgcaaaatcgtgacctgagccgaagtcggaccttcacggactgagccacccaggcgccatccccccaccccacccccccgcccccctgcagtCTTACTCtactcccctctgcccccctcagCTCAAGGAACGCCAGTGGCCCTTCTGGCCCAGATTACAACAGACCGGGACAGCCAAGGCCACACCCTGTTCCCTCCCCGTCTCAGTCTCAGTCTCCTGCAAAGTGCTTCAGGCACCTTGACTCCCTTCCTCCATAATCCTTGAAGGAGGCAGTTGTGTTAGTCACCAGGCTTCAGCCAAAAATCTCACAGGGGATGTgtcttgcctgaggtcacacagcggGGGGCTAGAGAGGGGCGGAGGGCTGAGATTCGAACTCAGGTCTCTGCAGGCACACAGCCCAAGCGCCCACTTGAAACGAGGCAGGGTAGCAGGTGGGCAGAGGTAAGA
This DNA window, taken from Neofelis nebulosa isolate mNeoNeb1 chromosome 4, mNeoNeb1.pri, whole genome shotgun sequence, encodes the following:
- the PLIN5 gene encoding perilipin-5, yielding MSAADMSGDEPVRPPRDSLWEQDRQNVVQRVVALPLVRTTCAAVLEAYSAAKDRHPLLGSACRLAEHCVSDLTARALDHAQPLLSHLQPQLASVNNLACRGLDKLEEKLPFLQQPSETVVTSAKDTVASSVTGVVGLARQSRRWSVDLKRSVSHAVDVVLGKSEELVDHFLPMTEDELAALAAEAEGPEVGSVEEQRRRQGYFVRLGSLSARLRHLAYEHSLGKLRQKKHHAQDTLAQLQETLELINLMQCGATPTAPARPGKVHELWEDWSQRSPENGRRRSQAELETLVLSRSLMRELQGTMDALETSVRGLPPSAREKVAEVRRSVDALQSAFADARCFGDVPAAALAEGRGSVARAHACVDELLELVVQAVPLPWLVGPFAPILVERPAPPPDLEALVDEVVGGPDPRWAHLDWPAQQRAWEAEHGDGPALPGDTSKEEPTPPSRAKHTLMPELDF